In one window of Pseudomonas sp. IAC-BECa141 DNA:
- a CDS encoding sulfurtransferase TusA family protein, with product MTDAVAHDCELDASGLNCPLPLLKAKMELNKLPTGAVLKVIATDAGSQRDFRTFAKLAGHTLLREEDEAGVYRYWLKKA from the coding sequence ATGACCGACGCTGTAGCCCATGACTGTGAACTGGACGCCAGTGGCCTGAATTGTCCGTTGCCGTTGCTCAAGGCCAAAATGGAGCTGAACAAGCTGCCCACTGGAGCGGTACTCAAGGTGATTGCAACGGATGCCGGTTCGCAGCGCGACTTTCGCACCTTCGCCAAGTTGGCCGGTCATACGCTGCTGCGTGAAGAAGACGAGGCGGGTGTCTACCGTTACTGGCTGAAAAAAGCCTGA
- a CDS encoding AI-2E family transporter, with translation MFKVLRDWIQRYFSDEEAVVLAVLLFLAFTAVLTLGGMLAPVLAGMVLAYLMQGLVVTLERLRVPGGAAVGLVFALFMGVLMVFIVVVLPLLWHQLITLFNELPGMLAKWQSLLLLLPERYPHLVSDEQVLQAIEAARGEIGKFGQWALTFSLSSLPLLVNIMIYLVLVPILVFFFLKDRAMIGEWVRGYLPRERALITRVAEEMNRQIANYIRGKVIEIVICGGVTYIAFVALGLNYAALLALLVGVSVVVPYVGAVVVTVPVLLIALFQWGWSDQFIYLMAVYGIIQTLDGNVLVPLLFSEAVNLHPVAIICAVLLFGGLWGFWGVFFAIPLATLFKAVLDAWPRKEPAVAPLL, from the coding sequence ATGTTCAAAGTGTTGCGCGACTGGATTCAGCGCTACTTCTCCGATGAAGAAGCGGTGGTACTGGCGGTTTTGCTGTTTCTCGCCTTCACCGCTGTACTGACGCTGGGCGGAATGCTCGCGCCGGTGCTGGCCGGGATGGTGCTGGCGTACCTGATGCAGGGGCTGGTGGTCACGCTCGAACGCCTGCGCGTACCCGGCGGCGCGGCGGTCGGTCTGGTGTTTGCGCTGTTCATGGGCGTGCTGATGGTGTTTATCGTCGTGGTGCTGCCGCTGCTCTGGCATCAGTTGATCACCCTGTTCAACGAACTGCCGGGGATGCTCGCCAAGTGGCAATCGCTGCTGCTGTTACTGCCGGAGCGTTATCCGCATCTGGTGTCCGACGAGCAGGTGCTACAAGCGATCGAAGCGGCGCGGGGTGAAATCGGCAAGTTCGGCCAGTGGGCGCTGACGTTTTCGTTGTCGAGCTTGCCGCTGCTGGTGAACATCATGATCTACCTGGTGCTGGTGCCGATTCTGGTGTTCTTCTTCCTCAAGGATCGGGCAATGATCGGCGAGTGGGTGCGCGGCTATTTGCCGCGTGAGCGAGCGCTGATCACCCGGGTCGCCGAAGAAATGAACCGGCAGATCGCCAACTACATTCGCGGCAAGGTCATCGAGATCGTGATCTGTGGTGGCGTGACATACATTGCCTTTGTCGCGCTGGGGCTCAACTACGCAGCGTTGCTGGCCCTGTTGGTCGGCGTGTCGGTGGTGGTGCCGTATGTCGGAGCGGTGGTGGTGACCGTGCCGGTTCTGCTGATTGCGCTGTTCCAGTGGGGCTGGAGCGATCAGTTCATCTATCTGATGGCGGTCTACGGCATCATTCAGACGCTGGATGGCAACGTGCTGGTGCCGTTGCTGTTCTCCGAAGCGGTCAACCTGCATCCGGTGGCGATCATCTGCGCGGTGCTGTTGTTTGGTGGGCTTTGGGGATTTTGGGGCGTGTTCTTCGCGATTCCGCTTGCGACCCTGTTCAAGGCTGTGCTGGATGCTTGGCCGCGCAAGGAGCCGGCGGTGGCGCCGCTGCTTTGA
- a CDS encoding peroxiredoxin — MAVVIDQPVTDFEAPATSGQTVSLSALKGKQVVIYFYPKDSTPGCTTEGQGFRDQYAAFKAANTEIFGISRDSLKSHENFKCKQEFPFELISDKDEAVCQLFDVIKLKKLYGKEYLGVDRSTFLIDKNGVLRQEWRGVKVPGHVDAVLAAAQALNKA; from the coding sequence ATGGCCGTTGTCATTGACCAACCGGTTACGGATTTCGAAGCACCTGCCACCAGCGGGCAGACCGTCAGCCTGTCAGCCCTCAAGGGCAAGCAAGTGGTGATCTACTTCTATCCGAAGGACAGCACCCCGGGCTGCACCACCGAAGGCCAGGGCTTTCGCGATCAATACGCAGCGTTCAAGGCTGCCAACACGGAAATCTTCGGGATTTCCCGCGACAGCCTGAAATCCCACGAGAACTTCAAGTGCAAGCAGGAGTTTCCGTTCGAGCTGATCAGCGACAAGGACGAAGCCGTCTGCCAGCTGTTCGACGTGATCAAGTTGAAAAAGCTCTACGGCAAGGAATACCTGGGCGTTGATCGCAGCACCTTCCTGATCGACAAGAACGGCGTACTGCGTCAGGAATGGCGCGGCGTGAAAGTGCCAGGACATGTCGATGCAGTGCTGGCTGCTGCTCAGGCGCTGAACAAGGCCTGA
- a CDS encoding glycine cleavage system protein R yields MSTPTVREQFLVISALGANPMELTNVLCRASHENRCAVVTSRLTRHGECSALVLEVSGSWDALARLEGSLPVLAKRHAFTVNVVRSAALENRPQALPYVAYVSSAYRPDIINELCQFFMDHNVELENLTCDTYQAPQTGGTMLNATFTVTLPAGTQISWLRDQFLDFADAMNLDALIEPWRPQNPM; encoded by the coding sequence ATGTCCACCCCCACAGTTCGCGAACAATTCCTTGTCATCAGTGCCCTCGGCGCCAATCCCATGGAGCTGACCAACGTCCTGTGCCGCGCCAGCCATGAAAACCGCTGCGCAGTCGTCACCTCGCGCCTGACCCGCCACGGCGAGTGCAGTGCGCTGGTGCTCGAAGTCTCCGGCAGCTGGGACGCCCTGGCTCGCCTTGAAGGCAGCCTGCCGGTGCTGGCCAAGCGTCATGCGTTCACCGTCAACGTGGTACGCAGCGCCGCCCTGGAAAATCGTCCGCAGGCCCTGCCGTATGTGGCTTACGTGTCTTCGGCGTACCGCCCGGACATCATCAACGAGCTGTGCCAGTTCTTCATGGATCACAACGTCGAGCTGGAAAACCTGACTTGCGATACCTATCAGGCACCACAGACCGGCGGCACCATGCTCAACGCCACGTTCACCGTGACCCTGCCCGCCGGCACCCAGATCAGCTGGCTGCGCGACCAGTTTCTGGATTTCGCCGACGCCATGAACCTGGATGCACTGATCGAACCGTGGCGCCCACAGAACCCAATGTAA